In one Thermogemmata fonticola genomic region, the following are encoded:
- the guaB gene encoding IMP dehydrogenase: protein MHERIVYQGITFDDVLLEPAYSDVVPRDVDVRTWLTRNVRLNIPIVSSPMDTVTESELAIALAQEGGIGIIHKNMSIARQTREVDKVKRSENGIITDPITLSPDETVGQARRIMEEHNISGVPITVNGYLKGILTRRDLKFLDDNSQRISEVMTKDNLVTAPENTTLEEAERILTRNKVEKLLLVDKEYRLKGLITIKDIDKTQKFPNACKDARGRLRVGAAIGVYEFERAESLIQAGVDVLVVDSAHGHSKNVIETVRELKRQFSIDVIAGNVATTEGARALVEAGADGVKVGIGPGSICTTRVVTGVGVPQISAIANAAKGLEGSGVPLIADGGIRYSGDITKALAAGAYCTMIGGLFAGLAESPGQLILYRGRSFKQYRGMGSLGAMMAGSADRYQQGDARSDSSRPDNGKLVPEGVEGRVPYKGHLAPFVYQLVGGLKAGMGYCGCRNLEELRTKTRFIQVTAAAVQESHPHDITITQEAPNYSVAHTVVDDGP, encoded by the coding sequence ATGCACGAGCGAATCGTTTATCAAGGGATCACTTTCGATGACGTGCTGCTAGAGCCGGCGTACAGCGATGTGGTGCCGCGGGATGTGGACGTGCGCACGTGGCTGACGCGGAATGTGCGGCTGAACATCCCGATCGTGTCGAGTCCGATGGACACGGTGACGGAAAGCGAATTGGCAATTGCTTTGGCACAGGAGGGAGGCATTGGCATCATCCACAAGAACATGAGCATCGCCCGGCAGACACGGGAAGTGGACAAGGTCAAGCGGAGCGAGAATGGGATCATCACCGATCCGATCACGCTGTCGCCGGATGAAACGGTGGGCCAAGCTCGGCGGATCATGGAGGAGCACAACATTTCCGGGGTTCCGATCACGGTCAACGGCTATCTCAAAGGGATCCTGACGCGGCGGGACTTGAAGTTCCTGGATGACAACAGCCAGCGGATCAGCGAGGTGATGACCAAGGACAATCTGGTCACCGCCCCTGAGAACACGACCCTGGAGGAAGCGGAACGGATCCTGACGCGGAACAAGGTGGAGAAGCTGCTTTTGGTGGACAAGGAATACCGGCTCAAGGGGCTGATCACGATCAAGGACATCGACAAGACGCAGAAGTTTCCCAATGCTTGCAAGGATGCACGGGGGCGGCTGCGGGTGGGAGCGGCGATCGGGGTGTACGAATTCGAGCGGGCGGAATCGCTGATTCAGGCCGGGGTGGATGTGCTGGTGGTGGATTCCGCCCACGGCCACAGCAAGAATGTGATCGAGACGGTGCGGGAATTGAAGCGGCAGTTTTCTATTGACGTCATCGCGGGGAATGTGGCCACGACGGAAGGGGCGCGAGCGCTGGTGGAAGCCGGTGCGGATGGCGTCAAAGTCGGGATTGGTCCTGGTTCGATCTGCACGACGCGGGTGGTCACGGGAGTGGGTGTGCCGCAGATTTCGGCGATTGCGAATGCAGCCAAGGGGTTGGAAGGCAGCGGGGTGCCTTTGATCGCGGACGGCGGCATCCGTTACAGCGGGGACATCACCAAAGCCTTGGCAGCGGGGGCGTATTGCACCATGATCGGCGGGCTGTTTGCCGGCCTGGCGGAAAGCCCTGGACAGTTGATTCTCTACCGCGGCCGATCTTTCAAACAATATCGGGGGATGGGGTCACTTGGAGCAATGATGGCGGGTAGCGCTGACCGATACCAACAAGGGGACGCCCGGAGTGATTCCTCCCGGCCGGATAATGGCAAACTGGTTCCCGAAGGGGTGGAAGGACGAGTCCCCTACAAAGGCCATCTGGCTCCCTTTGTTTACCAATTGGTCGGGGGGCTGAAAGCGGGGATGGGATATTGCGGCTGCCGGAATCTGGAAGAGCTGCGGACCAAGACGCGGTTCATTCAGGTGACGGCAGCGGCGGTGCAGGAGAGCCATCCGCATGACATTACCATTACGCAGGAAGCGCCGAATTACAGCGTGGCTCACACGGTGGTGGACGACGGTCCATGA
- a CDS encoding HpcH/HpaI aldolase family protein yields the protein MRRNRVKQRLRAGQPVIGTWLSLGNIIAARFLARIGFDYLTIDVEHTLAGMETTTHMLAAIADAGCVPLVRVPAGRHDHIKRMLDNGAYGVVVPMVNTAEQAREATLACRYPPRGNRSVGGSVHALNFEATPAEYYAAADEEILCILQCEHIDAVRNFDAVFGHEGVDAVFVGPNDLSASLRDCEGRPPATEVLEQTLADILQGCRRLGIPAGIHTFSIAEARQRLNEGWQFIAINSELRFMMETARQVVEALGCHTAAREVARY from the coding sequence ATGAGGCGCAACCGGGTCAAGCAGCGGCTGCGGGCAGGCCAGCCAGTCATCGGTACGTGGTTATCTCTGGGGAACATCATCGCGGCGCGCTTCCTGGCCCGCATCGGCTTCGATTATCTGACCATCGATGTCGAACACACCCTGGCCGGGATGGAAACGACGACGCACATGCTGGCGGCGATCGCCGATGCGGGATGCGTGCCTCTGGTGCGGGTGCCGGCCGGGCGGCATGATCATATCAAGCGGATGCTGGATAACGGGGCCTATGGCGTGGTGGTGCCGATGGTCAACACCGCGGAGCAGGCACGCGAGGCAACTCTGGCCTGCCGTTATCCTCCGCGGGGCAACCGGAGCGTGGGCGGAAGCGTCCATGCCCTCAACTTCGAGGCCACGCCGGCGGAGTATTATGCCGCTGCCGATGAGGAAATCCTGTGCATTCTCCAATGTGAGCACATCGACGCGGTGCGGAACTTCGACGCGGTCTTCGGCCATGAGGGGGTGGATGCTGTCTTCGTCGGACCCAATGATCTATCGGCGAGTTTGCGGGACTGTGAGGGCCGTCCTCCGGCGACGGAGGTGCTGGAGCAGACGCTTGCGGACATTCTCCAGGGCTGTCGGCGCTTGGGAATCCCGGCGGGGATACATACCTTCAGCATCGCCGAGGCGCGCCAGCGCCTCAATGAAGGCTGGCAATTCATCGCCATCAACAGCGAGCTGCGCTTCATGATGGAGACGGCCCGGCAGGTGGTCGAGGCCCTCGGCTGCCACACGGCTGCCCGCGAAGTCGCCCGCTATTGA